The stretch of DNA AGAAATGTCTATGGAGCTTCCGGTACCTGGGATTCTGGAAAGTCCTTTCGGAGTTTTTGAGTCGAAAATTTTTTCTTATAAGAAACAGAAGATTGAAGAAAAAAAGTATACGAAATGGTTTGATTATGATAAAATAAAAAATAGTCCATGCGTTCGGACCAGAAGACAGGGAGATTATCTTACTGTAAACAGTGAAGGCGGAAAAAAGAAGCTGAACCGGATCTTTATTGATGAGAAGATTCCGGCGGAGATGAGAGACAGGCTTCCGGTTGTTGCGGCAGGATCTGAGATACTCTGGATCCCGGGAGGACGGATGAACGAGAAGTATAAGATCACTTCCACTACAGGGAGAGTGTTAGAATTACATTACCAAGGAGGAGCTTTAGCATGAGCGAAAAAATCAGGGTTTTACTCAGTGAAGAAGAGGTAGATGCCCGTATCCAGGAAGTTGCAGACATGATCAACAAGGATTATGAAGGAAAAGATGTACACATGATCTGCGTTCTGAAAGGCGGCGTTTTCTTTATGTGTGAGCTTGCCAAGAGGATCACACGTCCGGTAACACTGGATTTCATGTCTGTGTCCAGTTACGGTGATGATACGAAATCCAGCGGTGTTGTAAAGATCGTCAAGGATCTGGATCAGCCACTGGATGGGAAAGATGTTCTGATCGTAGAGGATATCATTGATTCAGGCAGAACCTTAAGCTATCTGCTGCGTATCCTGAAGGGCAGACATCCGGCAAGCATCAAACTCTGTACACTTCTTGACAAACCGGAGAGACGTGTGACAGATGTAGAGGTAGATTACTGCTGCTTCAATATTCCGGACGAGTTTGTAGTAGGATACGGACTTGATTATGCCCAGAAATACAGAAACCTTCCTTACATCGGAGTAGTGGAGCTTCAGGACTGAAAGGAGATTTAACCAAGTGAGCAAGCATTCAGGTAAGATAGGCCTGTACCTTCTGCTTATTGTGGCACTGATCGCAGGATATCTGTATCTCAATGACCAGGTATCTACCCAGGGCAGCTACACAATGGGCCAGCTGGAAAAGGCTCTGGAAGAAGACAAAGTGACGGATGCGGTGATCCATCAGAACAGAGAAGTGCCCACCGGTTATGTAACAGCAAACATTGTTTCAGACGGTCAGAAGACAGTCTATGTAACCGATGTAAAGGAAGCGGAGGAGCTTCTTGAAGAACATGGTATCGATCCGACGATCCGCAATGTACCCAAGGACAGCTCCATGATCGGAACGGTACTTCCGGTAGTGCTTACCGGCGCGATCCTTATCTTTTTCTTTATGATGATGAACCGGCAGATGTCCGGAGGCGGCGGAAGCAATGCGAAGATGATGAACTTCGGAAAAAGCAGAGCAAGGATGTCATCCCCTGATGATAAGAAAGTAACATTCAAAGATGTTGCAGGTCTTCAGGAGGAGAAGGAGGATCTGGAGGAGGTAGTTGACTTCCTGAAATCCCCTCAGAAGTATACGAAGGTAGGTGCCAGGATCCCGAAGGGAGTGATCCTTGTGGGCCCTCCTGGAACAGGTAAAACCCTTCTCGCGAAGGCAGTTGCAGGAGAGGCCGGAGTTCCGTTTTTCTCCATTTCAGGATCCGATTTCGTGGAGATGTTTGTTGGTGTCGGTGCTTCCCGTGTACGAGATCTTTTTGAAGAGGGCAAGCGTCATGCACCGTGCATCATCTTTATTGATGAGATCGATGCGGTAGCCCGTCAGAGGGGAACCGGTATGGGCGGCGGCCACGATGAGAGAGAACAGACGCTGAACCAGCTTCTTGTAGAGATGGATGGTTTTGGAGTAAATGAAGGAATCATCGTAATGGCAGCGACCAACCGTGTGGATATTCTGGATCCTGCGATCCTCCGTCCGGGACGATTTGACCGTAAAGTCGGTGTGGGACGCCCGGATGTCAAGGGCAGAGAAGAGATCCTTATGGTTCATGCCAAGGACAAACCGCTGGGAGATGATGTGGATCTTCGCCAGATCGCCCAGACAACCGCAGGATTTACAGGCGCAGATCTGGAGAACCTTCTTAACGAAGCTGCCATTGATGCTGCAAAAGAGGGTCGTCCTTATATCATGCAGAAGGATATCAAAAAAGCATTCATCAAGGTTGGGATCGGTGCAGAAAAGAAGAGCAAGGTCATCTCTGATAAAGAGAAAAAGATCACAGCTTATCATGAAGCAGGCCATGCGATCCTGTTCCATGTACTTCCTCATATGGATCCGGTATACACCATTTCCATTATTCCTACGGGAATGGGAGCTGCCGGCTACACCATGCCGCTGCCGGATAATGATGAGATGTTTAATACAAAGAACAAAATGCTGGAGGATATCACCACGCTTCTTGGCGGACGTGTGGCTGAGGAGATTATCTTCGGAGATATCACCACCGGTGCTTCCAATGATATCAAACGTGCCACAGAGACTGCACGCTCTATGGTAATGAAATACGGCATGTCTGAAAAAATCGGTCTGATCGCTTATGGCAACGATGACGATGAGGTATTTATCGGCCGTGATCTGGCACATACCAGAGGCTACAGTGAGGAAGTGGCAAGAGAGATTGATGGGGAGATTTCCCGTATCATCCGTGAGTGCCATGAGAATGCAGAGAGCATCATCCGTGAGAATATCGGCGTTCTTCACAGCTGTGCGGCCCTTCTTCTCGAGAAGGAAAAGATACATCGTGAAGAGTTCGAAGCACTTTTTACAACAGAAAAAGAAGAGGTTGCAAAAACAAACGAATAAAATGCACAAAAAAACATATTGAATTTTGTGAACTTTGTGCACACTTTTTGGTGGACACATGGTACTATAAATACCGTAAAAACCCCCCAATACATTATATAGTTTTTGCTACACCCCATAAGAAGAAATACCTTCTCCAAAAAAGGCAGCCTAACCAGCTGTCTTTTTTACTGTCCAAAAATAAAAGATGAATTATGGAGAAAACATATATATGCTTGCGGGATGGAAAAAATTAAGATAATATATTTAAAAACATGGTACTAAAGACGGAATGAGGAAAATAGAATGTTATATGAAAGCATGGAGACTGCAAAGAAGATGCGGTATATACTCAATATGAGTCCGGTATTAAATAAAGACGCAATGTTCAGTGACGGGACGG from Blautia sp. SC05B48 encodes:
- the ftsH gene encoding ATP-dependent zinc metalloprotease FtsH; the protein is MSKHSGKIGLYLLLIVALIAGYLYLNDQVSTQGSYTMGQLEKALEEDKVTDAVIHQNREVPTGYVTANIVSDGQKTVYVTDVKEAEELLEEHGIDPTIRNVPKDSSMIGTVLPVVLTGAILIFFFMMMNRQMSGGGGSNAKMMNFGKSRARMSSPDDKKVTFKDVAGLQEEKEDLEEVVDFLKSPQKYTKVGARIPKGVILVGPPGTGKTLLAKAVAGEAGVPFFSISGSDFVEMFVGVGASRVRDLFEEGKRHAPCIIFIDEIDAVARQRGTGMGGGHDEREQTLNQLLVEMDGFGVNEGIIVMAATNRVDILDPAILRPGRFDRKVGVGRPDVKGREEILMVHAKDKPLGDDVDLRQIAQTTAGFTGADLENLLNEAAIDAAKEGRPYIMQKDIKKAFIKVGIGAEKKSKVISDKEKKITAYHEAGHAILFHVLPHMDPVYTISIIPTGMGAAGYTMPLPDNDEMFNTKNKMLEDITTLLGGRVAEEIIFGDITTGASNDIKRATETARSMVMKYGMSEKIGLIAYGNDDDEVFIGRDLAHTRGYSEEVAREIDGEISRIIRECHENAESIIRENIGVLHSCAALLLEKEKIHREEFEALFTTEKEEVAKTNE
- the hpt gene encoding hypoxanthine phosphoribosyltransferase, whose amino-acid sequence is MSEKIRVLLSEEEVDARIQEVADMINKDYEGKDVHMICVLKGGVFFMCELAKRITRPVTLDFMSVSSYGDDTKSSGVVKIVKDLDQPLDGKDVLIVEDIIDSGRTLSYLLRILKGRHPASIKLCTLLDKPERRVTDVEVDYCCFNIPDEFVVGYGLDYAQKYRNLPYIGVVELQD